The Danio rerio strain Tuebingen ecotype United States chromosome 1, GRCz12tu, whole genome shotgun sequence genome includes a region encoding these proteins:
- the LOC137495978 gene encoding uncharacterized protein, whose translation MKLFCAFWLWIFLSGFGIATSADINIQEYTGKYVIIICSHKWASDNFKYFCRDPCTYKDGALVSSKQAEVGRYRLKDLGDGSFTVTIADLQESDSGIYWCGVERSIKDTYEKVILEVSKDPNESIATSTQAYTDMHTFMDSHTTYTQPELSSESPSTTASSTCRYSTLDSLTFPPSVSASVHTSPYAAVGLGLAVIILLVGLITVHLYRKRVKTSETATSADRSDGFKEEGIQKSTEIKSTDTYEVMRSHSYSIYENLDEGQVHEDYGNL comes from the exons ATGAAGTTATTCTGTGCTTTCTGGCTCTGGATCTTTCTGTCAG GATTTGGTATTGCAACTTCTGCAGATATTAACATACAAGAATACACTGGAAAATATGTGATAATTATATGTTCCCATAAATGGGCCTCAGATAACTTCAAGTACTTCTGCAGAGATCCATGCACATATAAAGACGGTGCTCTTGTCTCTTCGAAACAAGCAGAAGTAGGGAGATACAGATTGAAAGATTTAGGAGATGGCTCCTTCACTGTGACCATCGCTGATCTACAAGAGTCAGACTCTGGGATTTACTGGTGTGGTGTGGAGAGATCAATTAAAGACACATATGAGAAAGTCATACTGGAAGTCTCTAAGG ATCCTAATGAAAGCATCGCCACATCCACACAAGcatacacagacatgcacacattcATGGATTCACACACAACCTACACACAACCAGAACTATCCTCAGAGTCTCCGTCCACCACAGCGAGCAGTACCTGCAGATATTCAACCCTGGACAGCCTCACATTCCCACCCTCAGTTTCAG CATCTGTACACACTTCGCCATATGCTGCTGTTGGTCTGGGCTTGGCAGTGATCATACTTTTGGTTGGTTTAATCACTGTTCACCTGTACAGGAAGAGAGTCAAAACATCAGAAA CAGCAACATCTGCAGACAGAAGTGACGGATTCAAAGAGGAG GGCATACAGAAGAGCACAGAGATTAAATCTACAGACACGTATGAAGTCATGAGAAGCCATTCATATTCGATTTATGAGAATTTAGACGAGGGCCAAGTGCATGAAGATTATGGAAATCTCTGA
- the LOC103909383 gene encoding uncharacterized protein, protein MKLICVLWIWIGLSATDGSSLHGDAGNYINISCSHSWASNNKKFFCRDPCNDKNDILVNSDKSSKGRYTLNDFGKGVFIVTITDLKESDSGVYWCGVERSIKNTFVEVKLAVYKGKTLKQPKIPKTVTDPQSSTKSVISSSSTLDDFSSSSTAEFKYPAFSSRPAFYENTKQLDYQMFTPIILTLVVIIFVVVLCLVYMRKRKSHNSDADAEMQSTTYTTETSLNQQAAGDYEEITETPQQISTHSTYCNVIKTHTANQNQDPPPYSLLSFQPSCTKQSPNNSAD, encoded by the exons ATGAAGTTAATCTGTGTTCTTTGGATCTGGATTGGTCTGTCAG CTACTGATGGGAGTAGTCTACATGGAGATGCAGGGAACTACATCAATATTTCTTGTTCCCATAGCTGGGCTTCAAACAACAAAAAGTTTTTCTGCAGAGATCCATGTAATGACAAGAATGATATTTTAGTAAACTCTGACAAGTCATCTAAAGGAAGATACACACTGAATGACTTTGGAAAAGGAGTCTTTATTGTGACCATCACTGATCTGAAAGAGTCTGACTCTGGGGTTTACTGGTGTGGAGTGGAGAGAtcaattaaaaacacatttgttgAAGTCAAACTGGCAGTATATAAAG gcAAAACTTTAAAACAACCCAAAATTCCAAAAACAGTGACAGATCCTCAATCCTCAACAAAAAGTGTAATCTCTTCATCTTCAACACTTGATGACTTCTCCAGTTCTTCTACAGCAG AATTTAAATATCCTGCGTTTTCATCCAGACCAGCTTTTTATGAGAATACTAAACAATTAG ATTATCAGATGTTCACTCCCATCATTCTGACTCTCGTGGTAATTATATTTGTGGTAGTTCTCTGTTTAGTTTACATGCGAAAGAGAAAATCACACAATTCTGATG CTGATGCGGAAATGCAAAGCACCACATATACTACAGAG ACGTCGCTGAATCAACAGGCTGCTGGTGATTATGAGGAGATCACAGAGACCCCGCAGCAGATCAGCACACACTCCACTTATTGCAATGTGATTAAAACTCATACAGCCAATCAAAACCAAGATCCCCCACCATATTCCCTCCTCTCCTTTCAGCCAAGCTGCACCAAACAATCTCCAAACAACAGCGCTGATTAG